One window from the genome of Jiangella alba encodes:
- a CDS encoding CoA-binding protein, whose translation MSDLTRYQDPLTIQRVLHGARTIAVVGLSGNELRASHFVGYYLKRHGYRVIPVNPRETTVLGETSYPSLRDVPEPVDLVNVFRAPDAVPDIAHDTVAIGASALWCQFGVISEEGARIAEDGGVTVVMDRCLKVEHARYAGRMHWLGFNTRRITSVRTWLDR comes from the coding sequence ATGAGCGACCTCACCCGATACCAGGACCCGCTGACGATCCAGCGCGTGCTGCACGGCGCCCGGACCATCGCCGTCGTCGGCCTGTCCGGCAACGAGCTGCGCGCCAGTCACTTCGTCGGCTACTACCTGAAGCGGCACGGCTACCGCGTCATCCCGGTCAACCCGCGCGAGACGACGGTCCTGGGCGAGACCAGCTACCCGAGCCTGCGCGACGTCCCGGAGCCCGTCGACCTCGTCAACGTCTTCCGTGCCCCCGACGCCGTCCCGGACATCGCCCACGACACCGTCGCGATCGGGGCGTCGGCGCTGTGGTGCCAGTTCGGCGTCATCAGCGAGGAGGGCGCGCGCATCGCCGAGGACGGCGGCGTCACGGTCGTCATGGACCGCTGCCTCAAGGTCGAGCACGCCCGCTACGCCGGGCGCATGCACTGGCTCGGCTTCAACACCCGCCGCATCACGTCCGTGCGCACCTGGCTGGACCGGTGA
- a CDS encoding sialidase family protein, with translation MIEMTWNPRISRRHLVGGAAGLTGAALLGSGPIRGAAAIPAAADVAGSSSGAASLEFDQRAYVELDAALLHTQKATYPRIKKLPDGRYLLLYQDAQIGWNIFWSLSDDLRSWSDPQKLFAAHKVMDGQDDQAYSTADAVILANGDILAVCSYRASKNFYKIWDVSGLALRRSTDNGATWDDERVIYVGPNWEPYLCQLASGEVQVYFSHIAPKMAVENTPHSSGVAIIRSFDDGATWVPDVVAYPYAADRVAQQYRTTSENGVKMFTDQMPSAIETGPPGRIALAVESAQPDGGPMRISLIHTDRNWPDTLDMDETGPADRVNSIFPGAAPYLAQFPTGETVLAYNTSSRQYLRLGDSEARTFGEPHDYLPGTGYWGSIELTGDQTLVSSMAYVKSTGNALMIGTLHLNRALTVHQFPRRATADLRVWPESSSRLFLGGDSQAQVTIRAGRHGSTLLLRLERRDDHLVDGDAVTIYLASRRTPGRRLRLTVDGQGAVGVAAFAGGVYADDGATVVTSRTVAPAHDDAAAWELAVPLVPMRPHGAELGLTATLTNVDEPGGAAVTTSLVGVDLDDPRTWFDLRLGG, from the coding sequence GTGATCGAGATGACGTGGAACCCCCGTATCAGCCGCCGCCACCTGGTGGGCGGCGCCGCCGGACTGACCGGCGCCGCTCTGCTCGGCTCCGGGCCGATCCGCGGCGCCGCCGCGATCCCCGCCGCGGCCGACGTCGCCGGCTCGTCGTCCGGCGCCGCGTCGCTGGAGTTCGACCAGCGCGCCTACGTCGAGCTGGACGCCGCGCTGCTGCACACTCAGAAGGCCACCTACCCGCGGATCAAGAAGCTGCCGGACGGCCGCTACCTGCTGCTCTACCAGGACGCCCAGATCGGGTGGAACATCTTCTGGTCGCTCAGCGACGACCTGCGCAGCTGGTCCGATCCGCAGAAGCTCTTCGCCGCCCACAAGGTCATGGACGGCCAGGACGACCAGGCGTACTCGACCGCCGACGCGGTGATCCTCGCCAACGGCGACATCCTGGCCGTCTGCTCCTACCGGGCCAGCAAGAACTTCTACAAGATCTGGGACGTCTCCGGCCTGGCCCTGCGCCGGAGCACCGACAACGGCGCCACCTGGGACGACGAACGCGTCATCTACGTGGGCCCGAACTGGGAGCCCTATCTCTGCCAGCTCGCCTCTGGTGAGGTGCAGGTGTACTTCAGCCACATCGCGCCCAAGATGGCGGTCGAGAACACCCCGCACTCGTCGGGCGTCGCGATCATCCGTTCGTTCGACGACGGCGCCACGTGGGTGCCAGACGTCGTCGCATACCCGTACGCGGCCGACCGGGTGGCACAGCAGTACCGGACGACGTCCGAGAACGGCGTCAAGATGTTCACCGACCAGATGCCGAGCGCCATCGAGACCGGCCCGCCCGGCCGCATCGCCCTGGCCGTCGAGTCGGCACAGCCCGACGGCGGCCCGATGCGGATCTCGCTGATCCACACCGACCGGAACTGGCCCGACACCCTGGACATGGACGAGACCGGGCCGGCCGACCGGGTGAACAGCATCTTCCCGGGCGCCGCGCCCTACCTCGCCCAGTTCCCCACGGGCGAGACCGTGCTCGCGTACAACACCAGTTCACGCCAGTACCTCCGGCTCGGCGACAGCGAGGCGCGGACGTTCGGCGAGCCGCACGACTACCTGCCGGGCACCGGCTACTGGGGCAGCATCGAACTGACGGGCGACCAGACGCTGGTCAGCTCGATGGCCTACGTGAAGTCCACCGGCAACGCCCTCATGATCGGCACGCTGCACCTCAACCGCGCGCTGACGGTGCACCAGTTCCCGCGCCGGGCCACCGCAGACCTGCGGGTCTGGCCGGAGTCGTCCAGCCGGTTGTTCCTGGGCGGCGACAGCCAGGCGCAGGTGACGATCCGGGCCGGCCGGCACGGCAGCACGCTGCTGCTGCGGCTGGAGCGGCGCGACGACCACCTAGTCGACGGCGACGCCGTGACGATCTACCTCGCCTCGCGGCGGACGCCCGGCCGGCGACTGCGCCTCACCGTCGACGGGCAGGGAGCGGTGGGCGTGGCGGCCTTCGCCGGGGGCGTCTACGCCGACGACGGCGCCACCGTGGTGACGTCCAGGACGGTCGCGCCGGCCCACGACGACGCCGCCGCGTGGGAACTCGCCGTCCCGCTGGTGCCGATGCGGCCGCACGGTGCGGAGCTGGGCCTGACGGCGACCCTGACGAACGTCGACGAGCCCGGCGGCGCCGCCGTGACGACCAGCCTCGTCGGCGTGGACCTCGACGATCCGCGGACGTGGTTCGACCTTCGACTCGGCGGCTGA
- a CDS encoding exo-alpha-sialidase yields the protein MIKRGRPRRHHLVAILATGATVAATLGAATPAGAEDSVAVAAADDPAMRVVDAWDMTGEHTFPDLGGGVLPAFRPALTEAPNGDLLVGFNTTTDAHPGGQLRLIRSTDDGRTWGASEVIAEPTMFPGGSIHLQRGMTTLRDGTILLPYNDGVNHKPYNDREAALFVASSTDSGQTWAGTDEPVDLPVEFREAWGGGGRILELDDGTLVQTIWGIRELPEDWETDPNPYESGVLLSFDGGKTWPEYHRILRDEHSPAYQFGGGELFPGGANETTLEVLPDGTIVAFVRFDISVGGTSGQFYVSRSSDGGRTWSTPLASGLGASTLSATMAPCSDHLGDGRSKLLLGYRGPGSRAAVSVSFDGGSSFQGQVFLRDPRNQASFTSAEPDYHRLDDGRLLTVFQIQSGGGPFRLAANVLEDAPDAAACQAQADAAAARATAQPSFVVERSDREDWFLPMSHARVGYPATTTVGAVLAAQANRLVCHPGDSLTLRTRDGQPLDPAATLAEAGVVNGAVVQVSGTSSSSGLYRIGYTELDIAPEDRSVANWDRACAPGRMAFDYRRRSLGLEVTPPAGQAVTAVELTDEDTASRLTAASYRVLSSPDNEHYTEVDGWSFSSRVEGGRLVHRFDGFAVTDRYLKIAQDRGDGSFSFVLGNPRADIGVEFAPVPCTTTVTGEHDGPLTAGAGVTCIDQANVSGPVTVAAGGQLVVDGSVIDGPVRASGAAAVLICGTEVEGPVAVSGSTGATVVGDPAHGCAGNEVTGPVALNQNAGPVRFGANTVDGPLSCAGNQVPPVDGGAANQVDGPKAGQCGGL from the coding sequence ATGATCAAGAGAGGCCGCCCACGCCGTCACCACCTCGTCGCGATACTCGCGACGGGCGCCACCGTCGCCGCCACCCTCGGTGCGGCGACACCCGCCGGAGCCGAGGACTCCGTCGCTGTAGCCGCCGCCGACGACCCCGCCATGCGCGTCGTCGACGCGTGGGACATGACCGGCGAGCACACCTTCCCCGACCTCGGCGGCGGCGTGCTGCCGGCGTTCCGCCCCGCCCTCACCGAGGCGCCCAACGGCGACCTGCTGGTCGGCTTCAACACCACCACCGACGCCCACCCCGGCGGCCAGCTCCGGCTGATCCGGTCCACCGACGACGGGCGGACCTGGGGCGCGTCCGAGGTGATCGCCGAACCGACCATGTTCCCGGGCGGCAGCATCCACCTGCAGCGCGGCATGACCACGCTGCGGGACGGGACCATCCTGCTGCCGTACAACGACGGCGTGAACCACAAGCCGTACAACGACCGCGAGGCGGCCCTGTTCGTGGCCAGCTCCACGGACAGCGGGCAGACCTGGGCCGGCACCGACGAGCCGGTCGACCTGCCGGTCGAGTTCCGCGAGGCCTGGGGCGGTGGCGGGCGCATCCTGGAACTCGACGACGGCACCCTGGTGCAGACCATCTGGGGCATCCGGGAGCTGCCGGAGGACTGGGAGACCGACCCGAACCCGTACGAGTCCGGCGTGCTGCTCTCCTTCGACGGCGGCAAGACCTGGCCGGAGTACCACCGCATCCTGCGCGACGAGCACTCGCCGGCCTACCAGTTCGGCGGCGGCGAGCTGTTCCCCGGCGGGGCCAACGAGACGACCCTGGAGGTGCTGCCGGACGGCACCATCGTGGCCTTCGTCCGGTTCGACATCAGCGTCGGCGGGACGTCGGGCCAGTTCTACGTCTCCCGCTCCAGCGACGGCGGCCGGACCTGGAGCACCCCACTGGCCAGCGGCCTCGGTGCTTCGACCCTGTCGGCCACGATGGCCCCCTGCAGCGACCACCTCGGCGACGGCCGGTCCAAGCTGCTGCTGGGCTACCGCGGCCCGGGCAGCCGCGCGGCCGTGAGCGTGTCGTTCGACGGCGGCAGCTCGTTCCAGGGCCAGGTCTTCCTCCGTGACCCCCGCAACCAGGCCAGCTTCACCTCGGCCGAGCCCGACTACCACCGGCTCGACGACGGCCGGCTGCTGACCGTCTTCCAGATCCAGTCCGGCGGCGGGCCCTTCCGACTGGCGGCCAACGTGCTGGAGGACGCACCCGACGCGGCCGCCTGCCAGGCGCAGGCCGATGCCGCGGCGGCCAGGGCGACGGCGCAGCCGAGCTTCGTGGTGGAGCGGTCCGACCGCGAGGACTGGTTCCTGCCGATGTCGCACGCGCGCGTCGGCTACCCGGCCACCACCACCGTCGGCGCCGTGCTCGCGGCCCAGGCCAACCGGCTGGTCTGCCACCCGGGTGACTCGCTCACGCTGCGCACCCGGGACGGGCAGCCGCTCGATCCGGCCGCGACGCTGGCCGAGGCGGGCGTGGTGAACGGCGCCGTCGTGCAGGTGTCCGGCACCTCCAGCTCCAGCGGTCTCTACCGGATCGGCTACACCGAGCTGGACATCGCACCGGAAGACCGGTCGGTGGCCAACTGGGACCGCGCCTGCGCGCCCGGCCGGATGGCCTTCGACTACCGGCGGCGCAGCCTCGGCCTCGAGGTCACCCCGCCCGCTGGGCAGGCGGTCACCGCCGTCGAGCTGACCGACGAGGACACCGCGAGCCGGCTGACCGCGGCCAGCTACCGAGTGCTCAGCAGCCCCGACAACGAGCACTACACCGAGGTCGACGGCTGGTCCTTCTCGTCCCGGGTCGAGGGCGGCCGGCTGGTGCACCGGTTCGACGGGTTCGCCGTCACCGACCGGTACCTCAAGATCGCCCAGGACCGCGGGGACGGGTCGTTCAGCTTCGTGCTCGGCAATCCGCGGGCCGACATCGGCGTCGAGTTCGCTCCGGTTCCCTGCACGACGACGGTGACCGGCGAGCACGACGGGCCACTCACCGCCGGGGCCGGCGTCACCTGCATTGACCAGGCGAACGTCAGCGGCCCGGTGACCGTCGCCGCGGGTGGCCAGCTGGTGGTCGACGGGTCGGTGATCGATGGTCCGGTGCGGGCGTCCGGCGCGGCCGCGGTGCTGATCTGCGGCACCGAGGTGGAGGGGCCGGTGGCCGTCTCCGGCAGCACCGGAGCCACCGTCGTCGGGGATCCGGCCCACGGCTGTGCGGGCAACGAGGTGACCGGGCCGGTCGCGCTGAACCAGAACGCCGGGCCGGTCCGCTTCGGCGCCAACACCGTCGACGGGCCGTTGAGCTGCGCCGGCAACCAGGTGCCGCCGGTCGACGGCGGCGCGGCCAACCAGGTGGACGGACCGAAGGCCGGCCAGTGCGGCGGCCTCTGA
- a CDS encoding arylsulfatase produces the protein MTRRFNGTIDVDARDSTPDWEPYLQPVAPEGAPNVLYIVLDDVGFSAMEPWGGLIETPNIRRLAERGLTYTNWHTTALCSPTRSSLLTGRNHTTNGMACIAEATVGFPNGNGHIPFECATIAEVLGERGWNTYMLGKWHLCPSDEMNLASTKRNWPVGRGFERYYGFLGGETNQWYPDLVYDNHPVEQPALPEDGYHLTTDLTDKAIEFIRDAKMITPDKPFFMYFCPGATHAPHHAPREWIDRYRGRFDEGYEAYRERVFARQKELGIFPGGAELSPLNPYAGEQSPDGKPWPPLDVVRPWDSLSDEERRLFARMAEVYAGFLSHTDHEIGRLLDHLEESGEFDNTIVVLVSDNGASGEGGPNGSVNENKFFNDIPDDIEENLRYLDELGSPATYNHYPVGWAWAFNTPFKMWKRYNFEGGVADPLLVSWPAGIAASGELRHQFLHATDIVPTIYDILDVELPGTVKGYPQVPLEGVSFRSTFESDDVPTPKESAFFSMLGSRAVWHKGWKAVTVHPTIAGWGAFDQDRWELYHTDADPTESRDLAAEHPVKLQEMIGHWFHLAGMYHGLPLVDATAAEVLSDPTRPQVAPPRGKYVYYPGTAEVPESAAVNVRNRDYAIAVETHIDTSDAQGVLFSHGARFGGHALYVKDGRLHYVYNFVGSNVQTVVGDEPVPTGDVVLSAAFVKDGDGMPTTGTLSLYIDDRKVGEGAITTQPGNFSLVGEGLNVGQDPASPVTEDYPGASPFAFTGGTIKAAIVDVSGEPFVDLEKEATAMMARE, from the coding sequence ATGACCAGGAGATTCAACGGGACGATCGACGTCGACGCGCGCGACTCGACACCGGACTGGGAGCCGTACCTGCAGCCGGTGGCGCCCGAGGGCGCACCGAACGTCCTGTACATCGTGCTCGACGACGTCGGGTTCTCGGCCATGGAGCCGTGGGGCGGGCTGATCGAGACGCCGAACATCAGGCGGCTGGCCGAGCGTGGCCTCACGTACACGAACTGGCACACGACGGCGCTGTGCTCGCCGACCCGGTCGTCGCTGCTGACGGGGCGCAATCACACGACCAACGGGATGGCGTGCATCGCCGAGGCGACGGTCGGGTTCCCGAACGGCAACGGGCACATCCCGTTCGAGTGCGCGACGATCGCCGAGGTGCTGGGCGAGCGCGGCTGGAACACCTACATGCTCGGCAAGTGGCACCTGTGCCCGTCGGACGAGATGAACCTGGCCTCGACGAAGCGGAACTGGCCGGTCGGGCGCGGGTTCGAGCGCTACTACGGCTTCCTCGGCGGCGAGACCAACCAGTGGTACCCGGACCTCGTCTACGACAACCACCCGGTGGAGCAGCCGGCGCTACCCGAGGACGGCTACCACCTGACGACCGACCTGACGGACAAGGCGATCGAGTTCATCCGCGACGCGAAGATGATCACGCCGGACAAGCCGTTCTTCATGTACTTCTGCCCGGGCGCGACGCACGCCCCGCATCACGCGCCGAGGGAGTGGATCGACCGCTACCGCGGCCGGTTCGACGAGGGCTACGAGGCGTACCGGGAGCGGGTGTTCGCCCGGCAGAAGGAACTGGGGATCTTCCCCGGCGGCGCCGAGCTGTCGCCGTTGAACCCGTACGCGGGGGAGCAGTCGCCCGACGGGAAGCCGTGGCCGCCGCTGGACGTCGTCCGCCCCTGGGACTCGCTGTCGGACGAGGAGCGGCGGCTGTTCGCCCGGATGGCCGAGGTCTACGCCGGGTTCCTGTCGCACACCGACCACGAGATCGGCCGGCTGCTGGACCACCTGGAGGAGTCGGGGGAGTTCGACAACACCATCGTCGTGCTCGTCTCCGACAACGGCGCCAGCGGCGAGGGCGGCCCGAACGGCTCGGTGAACGAGAACAAGTTCTTCAACGACATCCCCGACGACATCGAGGAGAACCTGCGCTACCTCGACGAGCTCGGGTCGCCGGCGACGTACAACCACTACCCGGTGGGGTGGGCGTGGGCCTTCAACACGCCGTTCAAGATGTGGAAGCGCTACAACTTCGAGGGCGGCGTGGCCGACCCGCTGCTGGTGTCGTGGCCGGCCGGCATCGCGGCCAGCGGTGAGCTGCGGCACCAGTTCCTGCACGCCACCGACATCGTCCCGACGATCTACGACATCCTGGACGTCGAGCTGCCCGGGACCGTCAAGGGCTACCCGCAGGTCCCCCTCGAGGGCGTGAGCTTCCGCTCGACGTTCGAGAGCGACGACGTGCCCACGCCGAAGGAGTCGGCGTTCTTCTCGATGCTCGGGTCGCGCGCCGTGTGGCACAAGGGCTGGAAGGCCGTCACCGTCCACCCGACCATCGCCGGGTGGGGCGCGTTCGACCAGGACCGGTGGGAGCTCTACCACACCGACGCCGACCCGACGGAGAGCCGCGACCTCGCCGCGGAGCACCCCGTCAAGCTGCAGGAGATGATCGGCCACTGGTTCCACCTCGCCGGCATGTACCACGGCCTGCCGCTGGTCGACGCGACCGCGGCGGAGGTCCTGTCCGACCCGACCCGGCCCCAGGTGGCGCCGCCGCGCGGCAAGTACGTCTACTACCCGGGCACGGCCGAGGTGCCGGAGTCGGCGGCGGTGAACGTCCGCAACCGCGACTACGCCATCGCCGTCGAGACCCACATCGACACCTCGGACGCGCAGGGCGTGCTGTTCTCGCACGGCGCCCGGTTCGGCGGGCACGCGCTCTACGTCAAGGACGGCCGGCTGCACTACGTCTACAACTTCGTCGGCAGCAACGTGCAGACGGTCGTCGGCGACGAACCGGTGCCCACGGGCGACGTCGTGCTGTCAGCGGCCTTCGTCAAGGACGGCGACGGCATGCCGACCACCGGCACCCTCAGCCTGTACATCGACGACCGCAAGGTCGGCGAGGGCGCCATCACCACGCAACCGGGCAACTTCTCGCTGGTCGGCGAGGGCCTCAACGTGGGGCAGGACCCGGCCTCCCCGGTGACCGAGGACTACCCCGGCGCCAGCCCGTTCGCCTTCACCGGCGGCACCATCAAGGCCGCGATCGTCGACGTCTCGGGCGAGCCGTTCGTCGATCTCGAGAAGGAGGCGACGGCGATGATGGCCCGCGAGTAG
- a CDS encoding mandelate racemase/muconate lactonizing enzyme family protein, with amino-acid sequence MKITSVETLSVGSQTPGNGRLTNRNFLFVRVHTDEGLVGLGEATLEGHDNAVRGMIADLEPLLLGEDPRRIEHLTQVLIRQKFWQGGVIKGSAVAGVELALWDILGKSVDLPVHQLVGGASRDRIRYYLNGWTGGAVEPAEIGDRAAEAFGQGERALKFSLALPSWPVRDRELLRTLERALDAIRAAVGADTLVMFDGHGRYDADQAIAMAAVLADFECYFFEEPVQPTRVEDTARVARRAAVPIAAGERLARKGEFVDYFRAGAISVAQPDLAHCHGFGESLKIAAIADGFGGWIAPHGPMSPVLTAISLHLDAVIPNFLIQERLRNSTWCESLITEPLRPAEGYLPLPHGPGWGIELDEEVCRAHPPIQVDLPRLFRPDGSVADW; translated from the coding sequence GTGAAGATCACCAGTGTCGAGACGCTCAGCGTCGGTTCCCAGACCCCTGGGAACGGACGCCTCACCAACCGGAACTTCCTGTTCGTCCGGGTGCACACCGACGAAGGACTGGTGGGACTGGGGGAGGCCACGCTCGAGGGGCACGACAACGCCGTCCGCGGGATGATCGCCGACCTGGAGCCGCTGCTGCTGGGGGAGGACCCGCGCCGGATCGAGCACCTCACGCAGGTGCTGATCCGGCAGAAGTTCTGGCAGGGCGGCGTCATCAAGGGCAGCGCGGTCGCGGGGGTCGAGCTCGCGCTCTGGGACATCCTGGGCAAGAGCGTGGACCTCCCCGTCCACCAACTGGTGGGCGGGGCCAGCCGCGATCGCATCCGCTACTACCTCAATGGCTGGACCGGCGGCGCGGTGGAGCCGGCGGAGATCGGCGACCGCGCGGCCGAGGCGTTCGGCCAGGGGGAGCGCGCGCTCAAGTTCAGCCTCGCGCTGCCGTCGTGGCCGGTGCGCGACCGCGAGCTGCTGCGCACGCTGGAACGGGCGCTCGACGCCATCCGCGCGGCCGTCGGCGCCGACACACTGGTGATGTTCGACGGCCACGGCCGCTACGACGCCGACCAGGCCATCGCGATGGCGGCGGTGCTGGCCGACTTCGAGTGCTACTTCTTCGAGGAGCCGGTCCAGCCGACGCGGGTCGAGGACACCGCACGGGTGGCCCGCCGCGCGGCGGTGCCGATCGCGGCCGGTGAGCGGCTGGCCCGCAAGGGCGAGTTCGTCGACTACTTCCGTGCGGGCGCGATCTCGGTGGCGCAGCCGGATCTGGCGCACTGCCACGGCTTCGGCGAGAGCCTCAAGATCGCCGCCATCGCCGACGGATTCGGCGGCTGGATCGCGCCGCACGGGCCGATGAGCCCGGTCCTGACCGCGATCTCGCTGCACCTGGACGCCGTGATCCCGAACTTCCTCATCCAGGAACGGCTCCGCAACAGCACGTGGTGCGAGTCGCTGATCACCGAGCCGCTGCGGCCGGCCGAGGGCTACCTGCCGCTGCCGCACGGGCCGGGCTGGGGCATCGAGCTCGACGAGGAGGTGTGCCGCGCCCATCCGCCGATCCAGGTCGACCTGCCGCGGCTGTTCCGTCCCGACGGCAGCGTCGCGGACTGGTGA
- a CDS encoding substrate-binding domain-containing protein has translation MYAVGQIPIRTHEVWDPTVGKQTLLAGERRLRILAKLRGESMVRVSELATELNTSQMTIRRDLMAMDAEGLLRQVHGGAVLRRSADDPAPAADDERLGAGHVGIVVPTADYYFAPVIQGVKETLSAEGVPASVMVSNYDVARERQICRQFVDAGAHAIVYAPTFVLPAAADVTSWLFELPVPVVLLERDIADAATGRALSSVRTAYEKGWEMSLRHLRGLGHERVALVTHGLRQVGVNLETLWKQAATDAGYRPEDAVLLLDPRATLSPQQEVLDDILASIERTGVTGIISHCDQATLDIVHAVRARGWRIPEDLSVITNEDQIAQLTDPPLTSSSPVKPVLGRTAARMAHDLGLDSTATIQHVLIQPTFTDRGSCAPPARGGAG, from the coding sequence ATGTACGCTGTGGGCCAGATTCCGATCCGAACACACGAGGTGTGGGACCCGACGGTGGGGAAACAGACGCTGCTGGCAGGTGAACGCCGGCTCAGGATCCTCGCGAAGCTGCGCGGGGAGTCGATGGTGCGCGTGAGCGAGCTCGCCACTGAGCTCAACACGTCGCAGATGACCATCCGACGCGATCTCATGGCCATGGACGCCGAGGGCCTGCTGCGCCAGGTGCACGGCGGCGCGGTGCTGCGCAGGTCCGCCGACGATCCGGCCCCGGCCGCCGACGACGAACGGCTCGGCGCCGGGCACGTCGGTATCGTCGTCCCCACCGCCGACTACTACTTCGCCCCGGTCATCCAGGGCGTCAAGGAGACGTTGAGCGCCGAGGGCGTGCCGGCGTCGGTGATGGTGTCGAACTACGACGTCGCCCGGGAGCGGCAGATCTGCCGGCAGTTCGTCGACGCCGGCGCCCACGCCATCGTCTACGCGCCCACGTTCGTCCTCCCGGCGGCGGCTGACGTCACGTCGTGGCTGTTCGAGCTGCCCGTCCCCGTGGTCCTCCTCGAACGCGACATCGCCGACGCGGCCACCGGGCGCGCGCTGTCGTCGGTGCGCACCGCGTACGAGAAGGGCTGGGAGATGAGCCTGCGCCACTTACGCGGGCTCGGTCACGAGCGCGTCGCCCTCGTGACCCATGGCCTCCGCCAGGTGGGCGTGAACCTCGAGACGCTCTGGAAGCAGGCGGCCACGGACGCCGGCTACCGCCCGGAGGACGCCGTGCTCCTGCTCGATCCGCGGGCGACGCTCAGCCCGCAGCAGGAGGTCCTGGACGACATCCTGGCCAGCATCGAACGCACCGGCGTCACCGGCATCATCAGCCACTGCGACCAGGCCACGCTGGACATCGTGCACGCCGTCCGGGCCAGGGGCTGGCGCATCCCCGAGGATCTCTCCGTGATCACCAACGAGGACCAGATCGCGCAGCTGACCGACCCGCCGCTGACGTCCAGCTCACCCGTCAAGCCCGTCCTCGGCCGCACGGCCGCCCGCATGGCCCACGACCTCGGCCTCGACAGCACCGCCACGATCCAGCACGTGCTCATCCAGCCGACGTTCACCGACCGCGGCTCGTGCGCCCCACCGGCCCGCGGCGGCGCCGGCTGA
- a CDS encoding MFS transporter, with translation MSGRQPLGRALGNVVAANVSSSLGDGIAKVAAPLLAARLTGDPLLVSGIAAVAMLPWLLFAIPAGILLDRVDRRRAMTLANGARSLLAVLLLVLFATDALTIWWLYLVVFVYGALETVYDGALRAVLPSIVAKPDLPRANSRVEGGEIVVERFLSGPLTSALFAVSVVVPLGVNALTYAVAGVLAVFLPVAAAGAHRGDPREPHVAWYRQFTVGFRYLMGHPMLRKLWMISVVVGLFFSAATATMVLYVLNRLGLPEAWYGAFILAGAVGSLGAAALANRLKERYRAGPVMAVAQTVSLLALVLMGAVPVLGVVAFGYLLSAAGTTVWNILVMSLRQAAIPGRLLGRVHGTWRTLLWGTMPLGSLLGGILGRVDLRAPFLIAGGAAALVTLASFRFLAGLPNPEDLDDVDATGPP, from the coding sequence GTGAGTGGGCGGCAGCCGCTGGGGCGAGCGTTGGGCAACGTCGTGGCGGCGAATGTCAGCTCGAGCCTGGGCGACGGCATCGCGAAGGTCGCGGCGCCCCTGCTGGCGGCGCGGCTGACCGGCGATCCGCTGCTCGTCTCCGGTATCGCGGCGGTCGCGATGCTGCCGTGGCTGCTGTTCGCCATCCCGGCCGGGATCCTGCTGGACCGTGTCGACCGGCGGCGCGCGATGACGCTGGCCAACGGGGCGAGGTCGCTCCTGGCGGTGCTGTTGCTGGTGCTGTTCGCGACCGACGCGCTGACGATCTGGTGGCTCTACCTCGTGGTGTTCGTCTACGGAGCGCTCGAGACGGTCTACGACGGCGCGTTGCGGGCGGTGCTGCCCTCGATCGTCGCCAAGCCCGACCTGCCGCGGGCGAACTCGCGGGTCGAGGGCGGCGAGATCGTCGTCGAGCGGTTCCTGTCCGGCCCGCTGACCTCGGCGCTGTTCGCGGTGTCGGTGGTGGTGCCGCTCGGCGTCAACGCGCTGACGTACGCGGTCGCCGGCGTCCTGGCCGTGTTCCTCCCCGTCGCGGCGGCCGGCGCCCACCGCGGCGACCCGCGCGAACCGCACGTCGCCTGGTACCGGCAGTTCACCGTCGGCTTCCGCTACCTCATGGGTCATCCGATGCTGCGGAAACTGTGGATGATCAGCGTGGTGGTCGGCCTGTTCTTCTCGGCCGCCACGGCGACGATGGTGCTCTACGTGCTGAACCGGCTCGGGCTGCCCGAGGCGTGGTACGGCGCGTTCATCCTGGCCGGCGCCGTCGGCTCGCTCGGTGCCGCCGCGCTGGCCAACCGGCTGAAGGAGCGGTACCGGGCCGGGCCGGTGATGGCCGTCGCGCAGACCGTGTCGCTGCTGGCGCTGGTCCTCATGGGCGCCGTTCCGGTGCTCGGCGTGGTCGCGTTCGGCTATCTCCTCTCCGCCGCCGGCACGACGGTGTGGAACATCCTGGTGATGTCGCTGCGCCAGGCCGCGATCCCGGGCCGTCTGCTGGGCCGGGTCCACGGCACGTGGCGCACGCTGCTGTGGGGCACCATGCCGCTCGGCTCGTTGCTGGGCGGGATCCTGGGCCGCGTCGATCTGCGGGCCCCGTTCCTGATCGCGGGCGGTGCCGCGGCGCTGGTCACGCTCGCGTCGTTCCGCTTCCTGGCCGGCCTGCCCAACCCGGAAGACCTCGACGACGTGGACGCGACCGGCCCACCGTGA